Sequence from the Rhodococcus jostii RHA1 genome:
ACCCGCCAACTCGACTTCGCCGCGTTCCGGCGCATCGCCGACGAGGTCGGCGCGTACCTCATGGTCGACATGGCGCACTTCGCCGGACTCGTCGCCGCCGGACTGCACCCCTCCCCCGTCCCGCACGCCCACGTGGTCACGTCGACGACGCACAAGACCCTCGGCGGCCCCCGCGGCGGCGTCATCCTCACCAACGACGAGGCACTGGCCAAGAAGTTCAACTCCTCGGTGTTCCCCGGACAGCAGGGCGGCCCGCTCGAGCACGTGATCGCCGGCAAGGCCGTCTCGTTCAAGCTCGCTGCCGAGCCCGAATTCCGGGAGCGCCAGGAGCGCACGCTCGCCGGCGCGAAGATCCTCGCCGACCGCCTCCTGAAGGACGACTCCCGGCAGGCCGGCATCAACGTCGTGTCCGGCGGCACCGACGTGCACCTGGTGCTGGTGGATCTGCGCGAGTCCGAGCTCGACGGCAAGCAGGCCGAGGACCGGCTGCACCGCGTGGGAATCACCGTGAACCGCAACGCCGTCCCGTTCGACCCGCGTCCGCCGATGGTCAGCTCCGGGGTGCGGATCGGCACCCCCGCACTCGCCACCCGCGGTTTCGACCTGGACGCGTTCACCGAGGTCGCCGACATCATCAGCTACGCGCTCCGGCCGGCCACCGACGAGGCCGGGCTAGACGAACTCCGCGGCCGCGTCGACGCTCTCGCACTGCGTTTCCCGCTCTACCCCGACCTCACGGAGGCGAACTGATGAGTGCCACCCAGCCACCCGGCGCCCACCTGCCCGACCACCCCGACTTCCTGTGGCGTAATCCGGAGCCGAAGAAGTCGTACGACGTCGTCATCGTCGGCGGCGGCGGACACGGCCTCGCCACCGCGCACTACCTCGCCAAGAACCACGGCATCACCAACGTCGCGGTCCTGGAGAAGGGCTGGCTCGCGGGCGGCAACATGGCCCGCAACACCACGCTGATCCGGTCGAACTACCTGTGGGACGAGAGCGCCAAGATCTACGAGCACGCCCTGAAACTGTGGGAGGGTCTCGAGGACGACCTCGACTACCCGATCCTGTTCAGCCAGCGCGGCGTCCTCAACCTCGCGCACAGTCTGCAGGACGTCCGCGACAGCGTCCGCCGGGTGGAGGCGAACAAGCTCAACGGAATCGACGCCGAGTGGGTCGGGCCCGACGAGGTCAAGAAGCTGTGCCCGCTGGTGAACATCTCGAGCGACATCCGCTACCCGGTGCTCGGCGCGACGTATCAGCCGCGCGCCGGCATCGCCAAACACGACTACGTGGCCTGGGGTTTCGCGCGCCGCGCCGACGAGGCGGGCATCGACATCATCCAGAACTGCGAGGTCACCGGGTTCGTCACCGACGGCAACAAGGTCACCGGGGTGCGCACCACCCGCGGCGACATCGCGACCGGTCAGGTCGCGCTGTGCGCGGCCGGGCACACCTCGACGCTCACCGACATGCTCGGCATCCGCACCCCCGTACAGAGCCACCCGCTGCAGGCGCTGGTCTCCGAACTCCTCGAGCCCGTGCACCCGACCATCGTGATGTCGAACGCCATCCACGTGTACGTCTCGCAGGCGCACAAGGGCGAACTGGTGATGGGCGCCGGTGTCGACTCCTACAACGGGTACGGCCAGCGCGGCGCGTTCCACATCATCGAACGTCAGATGGCGGCCGCGGTGGAGTTGTTCCCGGTCTTCGCCCGCGCGCATCTGCTGCGCACCTGGGGCGGCATCGTCGACGTGTGCCCCGACGCCTCCCCGATCGTGGGACGCACCCCGTACGACAACGTGTATCTCAACTGCGGTTGGGGCACCGGCGGATTCAAGGCCACCCCCGGGTTGGGCTGGTGTCTGGCGGACACCATCGCGAACGACGAACCGCACGAGTTCATCGCGCCGTTCAGCCTCGACCGGTTCGTCACCGGCGCTCTCGTCGACGAGCACGGCGCCGCGGCCGTCGCGCACTGATCCCACCTCGCGCACTGAAATTCAGGAGCCACAATGCAACTCATCGAATGCCCGTGGTGCGGGTCCCGTGAGGAAACCGAGTTCCACTACGGCGGCGAAGCCCACGTCGTCTATCCGGAAGATCCCGAGTCGCTGACCGACGAACAGTGGGCACACTTCGTGTTCTTCCGCGCGAACCCGAAAGGTCCTTTCGCGGAACGGTGGAACCACAGCGCCGGCTGCCGGCGCTGGTTCAACGCCGTACGCGACACCGCCACCTACCGATTCCACAGCGTCTACCGCTTGGACGAGCAGAAGCCGACGATATCGTGAACGCACCCTTCCGCACCCGCCAGGGCGGTCGCCTCGACCGCAACACCTCCTACACCTTCACGTTCGACGGCCGGGAACTCACCGGTCACCCCGGTGACACGCTCGGTTCGGCCCTGCTCGCGAACGGCGTCCACCAGATCACCACCAGCATCAAGCTCGGCCGGCCACGCGGCATCACCGCGGCGTGGGCGGAGGACACCGGCGGGCTCGTGCAGATCGAGGAGCCGTTCCCCGAGCCGATGCTGCTCGCCACCACCATCGAGTTGTTCGACGGCCTCGTCGCCCGCGGCATCCCCGGTCAGGGCCGGCTCGCCGAAATCGCCGATTCGGCGAAGTACGACGCCAAGCACGTCCACACCGACCTCCTCGTCGCCGGCGCCGGACCGGCCGGTCTCGCCGCCGCGCTCACGGCGGCCCGGGCGGGCGCCCGGGTGGTGCTCGTCGACGAGCAGAGCGAAGCCGGCGGCGACCTCCTCGGGTCCACGGACCTCATCGACGGCGCACCCGCCCTCGACTGGGTCGCTGCCGCGGTCGCCGAACTCGCCACCTACCCGGATGTGCTGCACCTGCAGCGCACCACCGCGTTCGGCAACTACGACGACGGCTTCGTCCTCGCGCTGCAGCGCCGCACCGACCATCTCGGTGTCGAGGCCCCCGCCGCGCTGAGCCGCCAGCGCGTCTGGCGTATCCGCGCCCGGCACATCCTCGTCGCCGCCGGGGCGCACGAGCGTCCCGTCGTCTTCACCGACAACGACCGCCCGGGCATCATGCTCGCGCACGGCGCCCGCACCTTCCTGCACCGCTACGGTGTCAAGGTCGGCGAGCAGGCCGTCGTGTTCACCACCAACGACAGCGCGTACGAGGCCGCGATCGACCTGCACGACGCGGGCGTGCGGATCAACGCGATCGTCGAGGCCCGCGACGACGCACCCGCCCGCTGGCAGCGTGAATGCGACGCGCGCGGCATCACCATCCGTGCGGCGTCGGTGGTGTCCGGCACCCGCGGCAACGGCCGGATCAGTCACGCGGTCGTGTCGCACCGCACGGACACCGATCACCGATTCCGCATCCCCCTCGCCTGCGACGTCCTGCTCGTCAGCGGCGGCTGGAACCCGGCCGTGCACCTGTTCTCGCAGGCCCGCGGCAAGCTCCGCTACGACGCGAACCTCGGCGCCTTCGTGCCCGGCGAGGACCTCGACGGAGTCTCCGTCGCCGGCTCCGCGAACGGTGTGTTCGACCTGGACGGGTGCCTGCGCGACGGCCAGACCGCCGGCCAGTCGATCATGCGCGACCTCGGCTTCACCGTTCCCGACCACACGATCGACCCGGCACCTGCACCGGCGATCGAACAGTCCACCCCGCTGGTGCTCTGGCGGGTGAAGGACGTCGCCGGTGAGGACACCCAGTTCGTCGACGTGCAACGCGACGCGACGGTCGCCGACCTCGCCCGCGCGGTCGGCGCAGGCATGACGTCGATGGAGCACATCAAGCGCTACACCACCATCGGAACCGCGCACGACCAGGGCAAGACGTCCGGGGTGATCTCCTCCGGCATCACGGCCGAACTGCTCGGCAGGCCGATCGAGACGCTGGGCACCACCACGTTCCGGCCGCCGTACACCCCGGTCGCGTTCGCCGCCCTCGCCGGCCGCAGCCGCGGCGCCCTCTTCGACCCCGAACGGGTGACGGCACTGCACGATTGGCATGTCGGCCGCGGCGCGGTGTTCGAGGACGTCGGCCAGTGGAAGCGTCCCCGCTACTACCCCCTGCCCGGAGAGGACATGGACGCCGCGGTGCTGCGTGAATGCGCTGCCGTGCGCCGCAGCATCGGCATCCTCGACGGCTCCACCCTCGGCAAGATCGACGTCCAGGGTCCCGACGCCGGGGTGCTGCTCGACATGATCTACACGAACATGATGAGCACCCTGAAGGTCGGCATGGTCCGCTACGGCGTCATGTGCGGGGTCGACGGCATGGTCATCGACGACGGCACCGTGATGCGCCTGGACGACGACCGGTTCCAGGTCTTCACGACCACCGGCGGCGCCGCGAAGATCCTCGACTGGATGGAGGAATGGCTGCAGACCGAATGGCCGCACCTGAGGGTCCGGCTCACCTCGGTCACCGAACAGTGGGCCACGTTCCCCGTCGTCGGACCGCGCTCCCGCGACGTGATCGGTGAGGTCTTCCCCGACCTCGACGTCACCAATGACGCGTTCGGGTTCATGGCGTGGCGCGACACCTCCCTCGGCGGCGTCCACGTACGGGTCGCGCGGATCAGCTTCTCCGGCGAACTCGCGTTCGAGGTCAACGTCGACGGCTGGCACGCACCCGCGGTCTGGGCGCGCCTGATCGCCGCGGGCGAGAAATTCGACATCACCCCGTACGGCACCGAAACCATGCACGTCCTGCGTGCCGAAAAGGGTTACCCGATCATCGGTCAGGACACCGACGGGACGGTCACCCCGCAGGACCTGGGGATGAGCTGGGCCGTGTCGAAGAAGAAGCGCGACTTCATCGGGAAGCGCTCCTTCACCCGGGCGGAGAACCAGAACCCGCTGCGCAAGGAGTTCGTCGGACTGCTGCCCCTCGACAAGCAGACCGTGCTGCCCGAGGGCGCGCAGATCATCGAAGAAATCTCCGACGGCGTCCTGCCGCCCCCGCCGGTGCCGATGCTCGGGCACGTCACCTCGAGCTACCTCAGCGCCGAACTCGGCCGCCCGTTCGGGCTCGCCCTCGTCAAGGGCGGCCGGGCAAGGCTCGGGGACACCCTGCACGTCCCGGTGGACGGAAACCTGGTCGCCGTCGAGGTCACCAGTTCCGTCCTCGTCGATCCCGAAGGAGCACGTCGCGATGGCTGACACCCTCGTCCCCCTCAGCCCCCTGCACGGCTGGGACCAGAAATTCTCCGAACTCCCCGAATCGGTGAGCATCGCCGAGGAACCGTTCGTCGCGATGGTCGACCTGTGGGTCGACCCGGCCGGACCGGGAGCCGAGCCCGCCGCGACGGTCCTCGGGTTCGACCTCCCCACCGCGGCGTCGACGTCCGCCGGCACCGACGCCACCACCGCCGTCTGGCTCGGTCCCGAGGAATGGCTGATCACCACGCGGTCACAGTCGGCGCCCGCGCTCGAATCGGACCTGCGGGCGGCGGTGACCCCCCACGGCGGCGCCGCGATCGACGTCTCCGGACAGCGAACCACTCTGCGGCTGCGCGGGATTCACGCCCGCGACGTCCTCGAGAAGGGGTGCTCGCTGGATCTGCATCCGAGGGTGTGCGGCCGCGGCACTGCAGCGCAGACCATGCTCGGCCTCGCGGGCGTGATCCTGATCGCGCTCGACGACGAGGGGGCCGACTACCGGATTCTCGTGCGGTCGTCGTTCGCCCGGTATCTCGCGGAGTGGCTGATCGACGCCGCCGAGGAGTTCGGCGTCGACCCCGTGTAATCGCCAGTCGGTTCGGTGGGCGGCACAGCGTCGTCCACCGGGCCGATTTCCCTTCTGGAAGGAGGTGCGCCCGAATGGTTCCGTTCCCCGCACTCACCGCCACCGGCGCCGGTCGACTGCTCGACGCCCTCGCACGCGACGTTCCCCTGGTCTGCGGCATCGTCAACGTGACCCCGGATTCGTTCTCCGACGGTGGTCGGTACCTCGACACCGCCGCCGCGGTCGAACACGCCCTGTCGCTGGTCGCAGAGGGCGCCGACCTCCTCGACGTCGGCGGCGAGTCGACCCGTCCCGGGTCCCGCCCGCCGTCCGTCGCGGAGGAGATCGCGCGCGTGGTGCCGGTAGTTGCGGCCCTCGCGATGTCGACGTCGGTACCGATCTCCGTCGACACCTCGAGACCGGACGTCATGCGAGAGGCGGTCACCGTCGGCGCGTCGATGATCAACGACGTTCGCGCCCTCCGGCTTCCGGGTGCACTGCGGACCGCGGCCGATCTGGACGTGCCGGTGTGCCTGATGCACATGCGCGGCGAGCCCGAAACGATGCAGAGGTCGCCGGAGTACGACGACGTCGTGTCCGAGGTGCGCCGGTTCCTCGTCGACCGTGTCGGCGCCTGCCGGGGCGCGGGAATTCCGCTCGAGCACATCATGGTCGACCCGGGTTTCGGCTTCGGCAAGACCCTCGCCCACAACCTCGCGCTGTTGTCCGAGCTGCGGCAGATCACCGATCTCGGTGTTCCCGTGATGGCCGGACTGTCCCGGAAGGGCATGCTGGGCACGATCACCGGTCGCGGCGTCGAGCACCGTCAGGCCGCCTCGGTGGCCGCTGCCCTGATTGCCGCGCAGAACGGGGCAGCCGTCCTCCGGGTGCACGACGTCGCCGCCACCGTGGACGCGGTGTCCGTGCTCCGCGCACTCGTATATCGTGGTCCCGCCAGCTTCAGTCACGCGTCGAATCGAGTCTCCGCACTGTGAACACCTCCGTGTCCGCCGCCGGTCTCGCGACGATCGGTCCCGCTGAAGCGCAGCTGATCGATGCCGGCGCCCAGCTGATGGAGACGATGTACCACGATCCGCGGACCGGTTTGCGGCACGCGGAGCGTCACCTGCGACGACTGGCCCGTTCCGCGGCCGTGCTCGGGTACGAGTTCCCGGAACGTGACGTCCGGCGCCACCTCGCGCAGCGGCTGTCGGGCGGCGGTCCGGCCCGGGTCCGCGTGCGCCTGCACCGCGACGGCGGGGTGGACGTCGATGTCTTCGGGCCGCCGGTCGCACCCGCGTCGGTGTCTCTCGTACTCGACGACGAGCCCGTCGACTCCCGGGACGTCCTCCTCGGACACAAGACGACGCTGCGTGAGCGTTACGACCGCAGACGACACCGCCATCCCGGGGCCGACGACGTCGTGCTGGTCAACGAACTCGGGCACGTCACCGAGACCACGATCGCG
This genomic interval carries:
- the glyA gene encoding serine hydroxymethyltransferase, encoding MTVDTAHLTEAAAANPTLTHSLADLDPAVHQAIAAELGRQQGTLEMIASENFAPLAVMQAQGSVLTNKYAEGYPGRRYYGGCEHVDVIEQLAIDRLTALFGAKFANVQPHSGAQANAAAMSALLEPGDGILGLDLAHGGHLTHGMKLNFSGKLYDVAAYHVREDDHLVDMDEVEHLAREHRPKLILAGWSAYTRQLDFAAFRRIADEVGAYLMVDMAHFAGLVAAGLHPSPVPHAHVVTSTTHKTLGGPRGGVILTNDEALAKKFNSSVFPGQQGGPLEHVIAGKAVSFKLAAEPEFRERQERTLAGAKILADRLLKDDSRQAGINVVSGGTDVHLVLVDLRESELDGKQAEDRLHRVGITVNRNAVPFDPRPPMVSSGVRIGTPALATRGFDLDAFTEVADIISYALRPATDEAGLDELRGRVDALALRFPLYPDLTEAN
- a CDS encoding sarcosine oxidase subunit beta family protein, coding for MSATQPPGAHLPDHPDFLWRNPEPKKSYDVVIVGGGGHGLATAHYLAKNHGITNVAVLEKGWLAGGNMARNTTLIRSNYLWDESAKIYEHALKLWEGLEDDLDYPILFSQRGVLNLAHSLQDVRDSVRRVEANKLNGIDAEWVGPDEVKKLCPLVNISSDIRYPVLGATYQPRAGIAKHDYVAWGFARRADEAGIDIIQNCEVTGFVTDGNKVTGVRTTRGDIATGQVALCAAGHTSTLTDMLGIRTPVQSHPLQALVSELLEPVHPTIVMSNAIHVYVSQAHKGELVMGAGVDSYNGYGQRGAFHIIERQMAAAVELFPVFARAHLLRTWGGIVDVCPDASPIVGRTPYDNVYLNCGWGTGGFKATPGLGWCLADTIANDEPHEFIAPFSLDRFVTGALVDEHGAAAVAH
- a CDS encoding sarcosine oxidase subunit delta, whose translation is MQLIECPWCGSREETEFHYGGEAHVVYPEDPESLTDEQWAHFVFFRANPKGPFAERWNHSAGCRRWFNAVRDTATYRFHSVYRLDEQKPTIS
- a CDS encoding 2Fe-2S iron-sulfur cluster-binding protein, producing MNAPFRTRQGGRLDRNTSYTFTFDGRELTGHPGDTLGSALLANGVHQITTSIKLGRPRGITAAWAEDTGGLVQIEEPFPEPMLLATTIELFDGLVARGIPGQGRLAEIADSAKYDAKHVHTDLLVAGAGPAGLAAALTAARAGARVVLVDEQSEAGGDLLGSTDLIDGAPALDWVAAAVAELATYPDVLHLQRTTAFGNYDDGFVLALQRRTDHLGVEAPAALSRQRVWRIRARHILVAAGAHERPVVFTDNDRPGIMLAHGARTFLHRYGVKVGEQAVVFTTNDSAYEAAIDLHDAGVRINAIVEARDDAPARWQRECDARGITIRAASVVSGTRGNGRISHAVVSHRTDTDHRFRIPLACDVLLVSGGWNPAVHLFSQARGKLRYDANLGAFVPGEDLDGVSVAGSANGVFDLDGCLRDGQTAGQSIMRDLGFTVPDHTIDPAPAPAIEQSTPLVLWRVKDVAGEDTQFVDVQRDATVADLARAVGAGMTSMEHIKRYTTIGTAHDQGKTSGVISSGITAELLGRPIETLGTTTFRPPYTPVAFAALAGRSRGALFDPERVTALHDWHVGRGAVFEDVGQWKRPRYYPLPGEDMDAAVLRECAAVRRSIGILDGSTLGKIDVQGPDAGVLLDMIYTNMMSTLKVGMVRYGVMCGVDGMVIDDGTVMRLDDDRFQVFTTTGGAAKILDWMEEWLQTEWPHLRVRLTSVTEQWATFPVVGPRSRDVIGEVFPDLDVTNDAFGFMAWRDTSLGGVHVRVARISFSGELAFEVNVDGWHAPAVWARLIAAGEKFDITPYGTETMHVLRAEKGYPIIGQDTDGTVTPQDLGMSWAVSKKKRDFIGKRSFTRAENQNPLRKEFVGLLPLDKQTVLPEGAQIIEEISDGVLPPPPVPMLGHVTSSYLSAELGRPFGLALVKGGRARLGDTLHVPVDGNLVAVEVTSSVLVDPEGARRDG
- a CDS encoding sarcosine oxidase subunit gamma, producing the protein MADTLVPLSPLHGWDQKFSELPESVSIAEEPFVAMVDLWVDPAGPGAEPAATVLGFDLPTAASTSAGTDATTAVWLGPEEWLITTRSQSAPALESDLRAAVTPHGGAAIDVSGQRTTLRLRGIHARDVLEKGCSLDLHPRVCGRGTAAQTMLGLAGVILIALDDEGADYRILVRSSFARYLAEWLIDAAEEFGVDPV
- the folP gene encoding dihydropteroate synthase; the protein is MVPFPALTATGAGRLLDALARDVPLVCGIVNVTPDSFSDGGRYLDTAAAVEHALSLVAEGADLLDVGGESTRPGSRPPSVAEEIARVVPVVAALAMSTSVPISVDTSRPDVMREAVTVGASMINDVRALRLPGALRTAADLDVPVCLMHMRGEPETMQRSPEYDDVVSEVRRFLVDRVGACRGAGIPLEHIMVDPGFGFGKTLAHNLALLSELRQITDLGVPVMAGLSRKGMLGTITGRGVEHRQAASVAAALIAAQNGAAVLRVHDVAATVDAVSVLRALVYRGPASFSHASNRVSAL
- a CDS encoding aminotransferase class IV codes for the protein MNTSVSAAGLATIGPAEAQLIDAGAQLMETMYHDPRTGLRHAERHLRRLARSAAVLGYEFPERDVRRHLAQRLSGGGPARVRVRLHRDGGVDVDVFGPPVAPASVSLVLDDEPVDSRDVLLGHKTTLRERYDRRRHRHPGADDVVLVNELGHVTETTIANLAARIDGVWWTPPLASGCLPGVERSWQLDRGLMRERILTPGDLLAAEALAVTSSLKGVLPATLRP